The stretch of DNA GTTGTGCGCTGGCTGCATTGTGCTCCAAAATTGCCCACACGCGGTAGTGACCCGCATTAAACAGCCCTTCGAATGTCGGTTCATTGATGTGGGCTATCTCGTGGGCATCTTTTCCGAGAGTTTCGATGCGGTAGGCGAACTGCGTTCCGGCAGGTGCGGGGCCGCCGAAAACCTGCGCTGATAATTTGAGCGTAGCCGCAGGCAGCACGAGGCTCTTGTTGAGATCATCGCCCGCGCTCAACGCGATACGCTCGCGAAACTCCGCGTATCCCGAGCGTGCGACGACGTAGTACGTGCCAGCAGGCAGGGTGAAGCTTGGATTAGGCGCGCGCGAGCGGCGAACTTCGCGGCGTCCATCTGGGCTATCAGGGTCGTCTTCCAGAATCGAGAAGCTGATGTCCTGAATGGGAGCGCCGTTGGCCTGGGTCATGGCCAACAAAGACAGACGGCCAGACTTCATGTCGATAGCCATCGTGGTCTCTTGGCCTTCTGACAGCGCAACTTCCTCATCCTTGCTGATCTGCTGATCGGAGATCGTGACGATGTATTTCGCCGGGGGCACGAGCGCGTCGATCTCATCCAGTCTGCCGATCAAAGCGGTTTCGCCGGTTGCGGCGTCGCGGACGGTCACGAGGGGTGCGCTTTGCGCAGATTTGGTCTTGGCCCCCTTGCTCTTGACGGCAAGCCGCGCCGCCTTCAGCGCAAGCGCGATGGTCGTGGGTGCATGATCCTCGACGTGGGCAGGTGCGCTCGCCTTCATGCCCTCCATCTCAGCCTCAACGATATAATCACCGGGCTTCACATTTTCCGCGATGCCGGGCGCGTTGGTTTCGGCGACGAGTTTGCCGGTGTCCTTTTCGATAACCCGCCAATAGGCCGCGCTTGCCATCGGCTTTCCGCCTTCGGCGAGTGCGAGCGTGGCGCGCAGGGCTGCTTGGGGAAGTTCCGGTGCCGCAGGTGCAGCAACTTCCGGTGTCGCCGACGGTAGCGCGCCACCGCCGAGCGCACGTTGCGCAACCTCGCTGACAGCTGCGGTCAAGGCAACGGGATCTTGCGCATCGAAGAATTCGCCGCCCGTTGCCTTTGCGATGCATTGGAGCGCGCTCTGTGAAGCAGGGGGCACCGCGATAGAGATGATGTCGATGGGTACCCCAGGGACTTGTCTGGCAAACTCGTCAGCGGCAGCACAGGCGTCCTGGCGACAGTTGTCGACACCGTCGTTGACGATCACAACAGATGCCGGACGGTCCTTGCCGACCGCTTCGGCGGCCGTGCGGATGGCCTGCGCAATAGGGCCCTTGCCGCGCGGACTGAGTTTGTCGAGCGCGCCCGTCACGTCTTCGCGCGAGGAGCCGAGCGGGGCGATGACCTCCACGTCCGAGCAGTCGCCACGTCGGCGGTGTCCGAAAGACTCAAGGCCTATTCGTGCCGCATTGGCGCCGGGCGCCACCAAGGGTTTGATGAGGTCGCGTACGACGTCGATCTTGGCCCGCTTTTCATTGGGGGCGTCGAAGCGCGCCCACATTGAGCCCGAGCCATCGATCAGAAACAGAACCGAGCGTTGGCCGTTTGCCGCAGCGGGGGCGGCACCGCTCTCAGGTGGTTGTCCTTGGGCGGGCTGCGGCTCCTGGGCGCAGACGCTTTCCGGGTAAACCCCAACCCAAAGGAACGCGCCCCAAAATAGCAGTGCCAGGACTGATCGCATCGTCATCTGCTCAATTGATCCCCCAAAATGCAGCGCCATTGTAACAGCTTCGCAATTGCGTTAGCGAGGGGGGATGTCACATCCACCGGAAAGACCATGGATCATCCGATTTTGTCATTTCTGGCCAGCCGCCGTTCGGTCAAGCCAGACAAGCTGTTAGCGCCCGGTCCGACGCAGGCGCAACTTGAGCAGATTCTCACAGTCGCAACGCGCGTTCCCGATCACAAGAAATTGGCGCCGTGGCGGTTTATCGCCTTCGAAGGCGATGCGCGGGCCGCGATCGGTGAGGTCTTCGCAAAGGCTTGCGAGACGGAGGAAAAAGAACCGCCAAGCCACGTTCGACTGGACATGGAACGCGCCCGGTTCATGCGTGCGCCCTTCGTGCTGGGTGTAATCTCGCAAATCAAACCGCGCCCCGGCGCCCCAGAGTGGGAGCAGATCCTGTCTGCGGGGGCTTTGTGCTTCAACGTGTGCGTGGCCGCCAACGCGATGGGTTTTGGCACGTCATGGATTACGGAATGGGTTGCTTACAGCCCGATCGTCCGCTCCGCTCTGCAACTCAAAGACAATGAGCGGGTCGCAGGCTTCATCCATATCGGCACGCCCTCCGAAAAGCCCGAAGAGCGCGAGCGGCCGGATGCGATGTCCTTGTTGACACGCTGGAACGGATAACAGCGAACCGCCAACCCGTTAAGGCGACGTTCATCACCTTGGGTGCATATTAGACCAATGTACGCCCCTGCTTGGGTGCTTGAGTATCTGGTTCGTTTCCTCGTGTCGGTTACGGAGTGGCATCTTGAGTACTCTCTGGGACGTTCCCCAATACCTCATCATGGCCTTCTCGCTGGCCTTTCACGGTCCAGTCGAGAAGGCCAGTCGGGTTTCCCTCCACACAAGCGCACCGCATCGTTCGACCGCAACTGCCGGTTCCAGTGAGCTGCTCGACGAGAGCGCATGGTTGCGCGCGGTAAAGACCGCCTCGCCTTCATCAGACATCCTGGCGCTTTATGGAGCGCGTATTTTTCAGACCTCGTCAGGGCGCTACTATGTGGCGACGCAAGGCGAACGCTCAGAAATTCTGGCGCTCAGGGACAACGAGGAGGTTGCGGCTCGCGTGATGGCGGCCGCAACGCTTCGATTGAGGAGCAAACTTGTCGCGCTGACGGGCCGGTCTCCGACACCCGGTGCTTTGCTCGTGGCTCATGTTGCGGGTATCAAAACATCCATCGCTTATATGCACACTCTGGCGCGAGACGCCTCCATGCGAGCCGGGACGGTGATGCCGGCGCTTGCCCCGATGCTGCGCGGGAATAGAACGATGACGCTTGCGGCGCTCGACGAACGACTGCGGGAGGTCTTGGACCCGCACATGAAGGAGAATGCCGCCGAGTTCGCGCAAGTCCAGATGACCAAGCCCTTGAAGGGCAGTCTGGCGCCCAAAGAACGCACAACGTCGTCGCGAATGGCGATTGCCGACTGAAGGCTGGGTTCCTCTGATCGTCAGAAGCGGAACTGTTCCGCCAGCACGCGCTCTTCGAGCCCGTGGTCGGGATCGAACATCATGAAAAGTTCGACGTTGCGCGCCTTTTCGATCTCGACCTTGACGACGTGACGAATTTCAAAGTGGTCGGCAACCGCGCTGACGGGCCGCTTTTCAGGCTCCATGACGGTGACGGTGATGCGCGCCTTGTTGGGAATGAGAGCGCCGCGCCATCGCCGCGGGCGAAACGGGCTTATCGGCGTCAATGCAAGCAGCGGCGTATTGATCGGCAAAATGGGGCCATGAGCGGAGAGGTTGTATGCTGTTGATCCCGCCGGTGTCGCAACCAGCACGCCGTCGCAAATCAGTTCAGCCAAACGTTCCTTGCCGTCGATGCAGATCCTGAGCTTGGCAGCCTGATAGCGTTCGCGAAACAGCGACACCTCGTTGATCGCAAGTCCCTTGTGCGCCTTGCCTGCCGCATCATACGCGATCATCACCAGCGGATGGATGCGAGTGATCTCGGCTGCTGCCAGACGCTCGTGCAGGGCGTCTTCACGGTATTCGTTCATAAGAAAGCCGACCGAGCCACGGTTCATGCCGTAGATGGGGATTTTGTCGTTGATGTAGCGATGGAGCGTTTGAAGCATCAATCCGTCGCCACCGAGCGCCACGATGGCCTGGGCTTCCCGTGGCTCCACCGCACCATAAAGCGCGCGCAGCTTGTCGCGGGCCTCGATGGCTTCCGGCACATCGCTGGAGACGAACGCGATCTTGTCGAAACGGCCCTTGGACTTTGCCATGATGCGCTGGTGCTTTTTTGCTCGTTTGGAAGGCGCAGGACCGCAAGGATCCAGGCGCCAAGTCAGGGAGGCTCGCTCAAGTGGACGAAAACGACAAGCCCTCAGCCAGCAACGCGATTAAGGGACGTGTCGCCCCTCAGTCTGAAGCGGTGCTGGTTTACACCACCTTTCCAACACTGCAGGTCGCTGAAAGTGCAGGGCGCTCGCTGATCACCGGGAGATTAGCTGGGTGCATCAACATATTGCCCGCAATGGTCTCCCTCTATCTTTGGGAGGGGAAACTGGAGCGGGCCGACGAGGTCGTTCTGATCGCAAAGACGGCATCCGACAGGGCGGACGCCTGCATGGCGGCGATCGTTGCCGCGCACCCCTACGAAACTCCAGCCGTACTCGCCCTCCCGGTTGCTGCCGGAAACGCGGCATACCTCGACTGGATCGTTAGCGGAACGCGGGTCGGTTAGACTGCGGCCTTCTAGGGAGGCAGGGCTTGCACGCTCAAACTTTCATCAAGCGCCAAGCGTGCACGAAAGGCCGGCTCTTTTACCGTCAGAAAATGCCACCCATGGCTTGCTGCATGATGAAGGCGGGGGAGCCACGACGCGATCCTCTGTGGCGGCCGTTGCCAGCATAGTACGAGTACTTGCTCGATTTGGCCTTCTTCGCCGCGGCGGCTGTTGCCTTGCTTCGCTTGGCAGACTTTGAATACTTCGACTTGCTTGTTGCACGCTTCGAAGGCTGCGCTGGTTCGTAGATCTCGTCAGGCTCAGCGTATGTGCGCTGTGTATTGTGCGTCGGGGCGGCGCTCTCCGACCCGTTATCCAGCTCACTTTCCAAAGTTACAAGCCGCACTCGGCCCGGCGGAGGCGTGATGGTGGCGGATGCTGGAGGCTGTGTCGCGTCATAGTCGCGGGGACCGCCGACGCCCATCATACCTTCCGGTCGACTGACGCGGCGACGCGAGGAGCCATCGTCGTTGAGCCATGGCAGCCGCTCGGTGGCCTGAGCGACGACCTGCTTCTCAGAGGATTTCCCTGCAGTGCGTGCTGTAGCTGCACGCGCTGTAATCAGCTTAGGTCCAGAGACCAGGACCGGGGCTTTTGCGACGGTCACATCAGGCCGCCGGCGCGTATCCGGAGACCAGGCCGTCCTGCTACTAGCATCGTTGGATGTTGCAACAACTCTTTGCGAGGGGCGTTCACTTCGCGAGGCTAAGATCGCATTTGGCAGGCAGCGTCCGTCGCTGGAGAGTGTCTGGGTCGACGGGCATTGTACGCCACAGGCTGTTGCCGAATGTCCCTGTACAAGCGTCAGCAAAATGTAATCCGGAGCGTCATAGGGCAGCGTTGCGTTGACGCGATCCATGAAAGCGCGCATGGCGCGTTTGGTCGATTGCGTCCAGCCTCCGTTGATCTCGCCGCTGTAGCAGCCGACACGCTTCAGCTCGACTTGGAGATCGCGAGCGAGTTGTGCTCGGGTCTCGCGGTCGCCGGGCTTGGAGGAGGTGATACGGCCCTGCCCGGACCGGTTGGTGACGATAGCGCTCCAGGTCACGGAAGGCTTGTTGACGGCGCCCGTCTCAAGACGCATGGCAGCCGGGGCTGCAATGGCCAGATGACGTCCTGCATAGAGGCTCCCGCCCTGAGCAGCCGCCAGTTCTACTTGATCGGAGCGATCTGGAGCGGCTGAGATGCGGGTCATCTCCCGCAACGCCTGCTCTCCGTCAAAAGGAGGGGGGAGGAACGTGTAAACTCCGAGGACCAAGCCGGAAAAGATGAGGAACAGTCCGCTGATACGCTGCATGTGAAACTCTCCTCCTCACCACTCTAACGCTCGTCCACCGGCCGCCGGTTCCCTGGCGTGACTTGTGCTGTTTTTGATTATTAGCCGGCGCTCCACACGCCTTGAATTACAACGGCTTAGCGCAGGTGAATGACGACAGGAAGACGTTATCGCTCAGGATGCACCATATAGTTACCCCTGGTAAATCAGAAACTCTTATACACAACCCAAGTTTGGTATCAGCGCCGCTACAATCGGGTAAATGAACGCTGTATATTTTTTGGTTCTGAGGGCGCCGAAAAATTTGTGACGCTAGCGCGACGGGGGCGTGTCAGATGTGTATAAGATCGTCCTCGGGTTGGGGATTATGAGTCGATAACCAGTGGGCGGCGGGTACGCCCGGCCCTCGTTAAAGCGAGCGCCTCCAAGGGCCGATCGCGGCTTTGATGTCACACCTAGCTCTATGATTCTCTTAACAATTCGTTACGAATCGCGTAGCCGTAGAGGCTGAGGGGACTTGTATTGCGTCTATTGAAGCGAAGCCTTGCGCATTGGCTCAGTGCTTTTCCACAAGCGGGATCGAGCGGCGATAACCGTCTGGGATAACCTGGGGAAATCGTGTGTAAGGCAAGCTCTCAAGCGTAGCTGACAGGGTGCTATGTCGGGCGTCTGCCGCTGCCATGGGGATGGCATCGGAGCTCACGGACGGATCGATCAAGTACACCGTATGGTTGCGCTCGTATCTGCGTGTTGTTGAGAGCCCTGGTCCGATCCTCCCCTCGGGGTGGACCACAAGAGGGAAATGGCCGGTCGCCCAGTAGGAGCGTTCGATGCGGCCTCTCAGATGGAGAGGGACTATGAGGCACCTCCTAGGTGTTCTGGGGGTTCTCGCTGCGGGCGTGCTACTTGCCGTCTCGGCAGCGATGAACTGGCGATTTGGGTTCAGTCTCGGGCGAACCGAGCTGGATGGCCAGATCTACGGCGCGGCATCCGCCGCAGCGGACTGTTTGAAAGCGCTAATTCCGTTTTTCTTCTTCGCCGCGATACGAAATCGAATGTGGTCCCAAGCTGGGGCTTCGGCAATCGTGTGGGTGGTCGTAACCGCTTACTCGATGACAAGTGCGCTCGGGCACGCCGCGTTGAACCGGTTCGATACGACCGGCCAGCGTGCGCAGGCAGCTCAGGTCTATCAGGATCTGCGCGACGAGCTGAAGCGCGCCGAAGAGCAAGCCGGCTGGATTCCGCAGCATCGTCCGTATGAGACGGTGCAGAGCGCGATCGATGGGCTCAAAACGCAGAAGGCCTGGAAGTGGTCGGAAGGTTGCACGAAAATTTCGGGCAAGACCACGCGCGGCCTCTGTGAAGAGTACCACGCGCTCAATGCAGAGCTTGCTTCGGCATCCGAGGCCCAATCTGCCAACGAGCGCATCGCCCAGATGAAGGGCAAGCTCGCAGGCATGTCGGGTTCGACGGCTCTGTCGGAAGCTGATCCGCAAGCCAGGGTGCTTGCCGATCTTGCTGGTGCGTTCATTCCAGGCGTGAGCATTGAACGAGTACAGATGGCGATGACGATTTTCATCGCGATGCTGCTCGAGATTGGCTCTGGCTTCGGCATGTACGTCGCATTCAGCCAGTGGCGTATTCAAGACGCCTATGCCCCGTCCGCGCCGCGTCTGCGTCGCGAGATTGAGGATGACACTGTTGCGGCAGCAGTGGCCGCGCCGGCTCTCAATGCCGTCGCTGTAGACAAGCCGCGTTCCGGTGCAAATGATAATAGGAGCATCGAAAAGACGGCCGAACGTCCAGCTATAGAAGCGCGGACGACGGAAGCGAAAGTGATCGAGGCCAATGCCGAGATCAAAGTGGAAAGCAAGTCGGCGCCGTCCAGGTTGGTTGCGCCAGAAACTGACGTTCAACGTTTCTACAAGGAGAGCATCGAGGTCCAGGACGGATCGAGTGTTACCGCTACTCAACTGTATGAGGACTACTGCTCGTGGTGCGAAACCAAGAGCAAAGAACCTCTGGCCTTGCCGAGCTTCGGACGCGAGTTCGCAGATCTCGGCGTAAAGAAGGAGCGGATTGCAGGTAGAGTTCGGTACATCGGTATTTCTTTGAAATCCGACACTGGATACGAGGAGGCTATGAAAACGCCTACCTACCAAGTCGATGCAGCCTAAGAGCTGCTAACGTAAAGGGCCCCGGATGGGGCCCTTTTTATTTGAGAAATGCGTAAGGCCCGCAACTATGATGCGGGCCTTTTTGCTTGCCTACTTCGCAACGAAAAGCTGAGCGAGCTGCATGGCTATGTCGCGGAAGGACTGCTTGAGCTGGTCCGCGTTCAAAGCCTCATAGAAGTGCGAAAGGTCGCTGCCGCATGTTTGGAGCGTATTGATCGCCCGCGCCTTGTCGCTGGAAGACAAAGAGTCGAGGTCAAAGCCGACCGTGTAGACCTCGACGCCGGCTGCCTTCATGTTCGAACAGATTTGCTTTGCATTGTTCGACACAAAGTTAGGGTTCTGGTCTTTCCAGCCGCGATAGGCATTGTAAGCGCCATCCGTCATCAAGACCGCGATCTTGCGAAGCTTCGGCGGGTTTGAGCCCGACGATACCGTATCGGAATAGGATCCAGGTGCACTCGTGCCTGAGAAGATCGAAGACCAGTTGGGTGAGAGCGTGTACCAGGCCCATGCCGTACCGAGCGCTCCCGATGTCGCGCCATAGCCAACCAGGCTCTGGATATGCTGCAGCAGTGCATCCTTATCGCTGGTCAGCGGGATCACTGTGTTATGCTGGTCCACATCCCAGCACGTTGCGCCCCAGTTGTTATAGTTCCATTGGTCGGTAGGATCATTTTTGGTCTTGCCGGTACCCGATCCGCTGGCAACGGGCGTATCGGAGCTGTCCCAGCTTAGCGGCCTGCGGCCGCCATCGTGTGCATTCAGCCAACTGTTGGAGCCGGGTGCGGCATCGGTAAACTCGTCGGGCCCGGTCCGGTCGGTGATGCACGGAACCAGATCCCAGTTGACGTAGTGATTGACTGAATAGCCGGAACACGAGGATGTGCCGTTGGTTTCGCTTGTTGCGCCCGCGGTCCAAGTGCAGTTGGCATCCTTGCGCCACCCCGTCCACTTCGGATCGAGATTTGTGAGTTTCTTCATCAAAGTATCGGCGTCGGAACTGAGCGGCTCGCCGACGACCATGCGGGTCGAGAACGGAACCAGCGAGATCCGCGCAGCCGATGGGCTGTTTGATCCCGATTTGAGAAGGATTTTGACGAGATCGGAAGCCGCCGACTTGAGCGCATCAAGCTTGGTGCCAGTCGTGCATGGCCCGCTGCCGTTGTTGCACATGGAGCCGGTGACATCGAGCATGATGGAGATTTCAAGGTCGCTGCCGCCCGATGAAGATCCTCCGCCAATCGAGAAGCCGACCTTGGCGTTGGCGTCAACTTCGAGGGCCCGATAGTTGATCAATCCCAGGAACGGGGTTTTGATTTTGCCCCATGCGCTGCCTTCCATTGCGGTGCCGTTGTCGACGATCGCGATTTTGATTTTGGGATCTAGAATGCCGAGCCTCGTCGTGGCTGTTTCGGCAAACAACTTTTCACCGACAGCAATGGCGTCTTGCTCGTTTTGTGAAGTTTGCAGGCTTTTGGCGGCAGCCAGCAGCGCGCTATCGAGTGCGTCTACGGTGCGGCTGTTTGCATTGCTCCAGCGGCCATAGTCCACTGCGACACCGATGAAGGAGAATAGGACGATGGCAATCGCTGCAAACAGCAGCGATACGGAGCCGTTT from Hyphomicrobiaceae bacterium encodes:
- the cutA gene encoding divalent-cation tolerance protein CutA encodes the protein MDENDKPSASNAIKGRVAPQSEAVLVYTTFPTLQVAESAGRSLITGRLAGCINILPAMVSLYLWEGKLERADEVVLIAKTASDRADACMAAIVAAHPYETPAVLALPVAAGNAAYLDWIVSGTRVG
- a CDS encoding nitroreductase, coding for MDHPILSFLASRRSVKPDKLLAPGPTQAQLEQILTVATRVPDHKKLAPWRFIAFEGDARAAIGEVFAKACETEEKEPPSHVRLDMERARFMRAPFVLGVISQIKPRPGAPEWEQILSAGALCFNVCVAANAMGFGTSWITEWVAYSPIVRSALQLKDNERVAGFIHIGTPSEKPEERERPDAMSLLTRWNG
- a CDS encoding VWA domain-containing protein, whose protein sequence is MTMRSVLALLFWGAFLWVGVYPESVCAQEPQPAQGQPPESGAAPAAANGQRSVLFLIDGSGSMWARFDAPNEKRAKIDVVRDLIKPLVAPGANAARIGLESFGHRRRGDCSDVEVIAPLGSSREDVTGALDKLSPRGKGPIAQAIRTAAEAVGKDRPASVVIVNDGVDNCRQDACAAADEFARQVPGVPIDIISIAVPPASQSALQCIAKATGGEFFDAQDPVALTAAVSEVAQRALGGGALPSATPEVAAPAAPELPQAALRATLALAEGGKPMASAAYWRVIEKDTGKLVAETNAPGIAENVKPGDYIVEAEMEGMKASAPAHVEDHAPTTIALALKAARLAVKSKGAKTKSAQSAPLVTVRDAATGETALIGRLDEIDALVPPAKYIVTISDQQISKDEEVALSEGQETTMAIDMKSGRLSLLAMTQANGAPIQDISFSILEDDPDSPDGRREVRRSRAPNPSFTLPAGTYYVVARSGYAEFRERIALSAGDDLNKSLVLPAATLKLSAQVFGGPAPAGTQFAYRIETLGKDAHEIAHINEPTFEGLFNAGHYRVWAILEHNAASAQQDITIEAGKPANIVVNVEAGEATLRAPSIATAGFDTFWEVRDATGRAIWHGTSGAPTVLLNPGRYSVRLETRESALEAAFDIAAGEKRTIELGGS
- a CDS encoding VWA domain-containing protein, with the protein product MPAQPTKTLRLFRNDGNGSVSLLFAAIAIVLFSFIGVAVDYGRWSNANSRTVDALDSALLAAAKSLQTSQNEQDAIAVGEKLFAETATTRLGILDPKIKIAIVDNGTAMEGSAWGKIKTPFLGLINYRALEVDANAKVGFSIGGGSSSGGSDLEISIMLDVTGSMCNNGSGPCTTGTKLDALKSAASDLVKILLKSGSNSPSAARISLVPFSTRMVVGEPLSSDADTLMKKLTNLDPKWTGWRKDANCTWTAGATSETNGTSSCSGYSVNHYVNWDLVPCITDRTGPDEFTDAAPGSNSWLNAHDGGRRPLSWDSSDTPVASGSGTGKTKNDPTDQWNYNNWGATCWDVDQHNTVIPLTSDKDALLQHIQSLVGYGATSGALGTAWAWYTLSPNWSSIFSGTSAPGSYSDTVSSGSNPPKLRKIAVLMTDGAYNAYRGWKDQNPNFVSNNAKQICSNMKAAGVEVYTVGFDLDSLSSSDKARAINTLQTCGSDLSHFYEALNADQLKQSFRDIAMQLAQLFVAK
- a CDS encoding NAD kinase → MAKSKGRFDKIAFVSSDVPEAIEARDKLRALYGAVEPREAQAIVALGGDGLMLQTLHRYINDKIPIYGMNRGSVGFLMNEYREDALHERLAAAEITRIHPLVMIAYDAAGKAHKGLAINEVSLFRERYQAAKLRICIDGKERLAELICDGVLVATPAGSTAYNLSAHGPILPINTPLLALTPISPFRPRRWRGALIPNKARITVTVMEPEKRPVSAVADHFEIRHVVKVEIEKARNVELFMMFDPDHGLEERVLAEQFRF